One genomic segment of Streptomyces sp. NBC_00239 includes these proteins:
- a CDS encoding YqgE/AlgH family protein: protein MTEVSSLTGRLLVATPALADPNFDRAVVLLLDHDEAGSLGVVLNRPTPVGVGDILLPWAALTGEPGVVFQGGPVSLDSALGVAVIPGEDGPLGWRRVFGAIGLVDLETPPELLARALGSLRIFAGYSGWGPGQLEDELAEGAWYVVESEPGDVSSPDPERLWRAVLRRQRSELAMVATYPDDPSLN, encoded by the coding sequence ATGACCGAGGTGTCCTCGCTCACAGGGCGACTGCTCGTGGCCACCCCCGCACTCGCGGACCCGAATTTCGACCGTGCGGTGGTGCTCCTGCTCGACCACGACGAGGCGGGTTCCCTCGGCGTGGTCCTCAACCGGCCCACGCCGGTGGGGGTCGGCGACATCCTGCTGCCCTGGGCCGCGCTGACCGGCGAGCCCGGCGTGGTCTTCCAGGGCGGGCCGGTCTCCCTCGACTCCGCCCTCGGGGTCGCCGTCATACCGGGCGAGGACGGCCCGCTGGGCTGGCGCCGGGTCTTCGGCGCCATCGGCCTCGTGGACCTGGAAACCCCGCCCGAGCTGCTGGCCAGAGCCCTCGGCTCGCTGCGGATCTTCGCCGGCTACTCCGGCTGGGGCCCCGGCCAACTGGAGGACGAACTGGCCGAGGGCGCCTGGTACGTCGTCGAATCCGAACCCGGCGACGTCTCCTCGCCCGATCCCGAACGGCTCTGGAGGGCGGTTCTGCGGCGCCAGCGCAGCGAGCTCGCGATGGTCGCCACCTATCCGGACGACCCGTCGCTCAACTGA
- a CDS encoding DUF3039 domain-containing protein — MSTLEPERGTGTGTLVEPTPQVSNGDGDHERFAHYVQKDKIMASALDGTPVVALCGKVWVPGRDPKKYPVCPMCKEIYESMGPGGDKDKGGKDKQ, encoded by the coding sequence ATGAGCACTCTTGAGCCCGAGCGCGGGACTGGCACGGGGACCCTCGTTGAGCCGACGCCACAGGTGTCGAACGGTGACGGCGACCACGAGCGCTTCGCCCACTACGTCCAGAAGGACAAGATCATGGCGAGCGCGCTCGACGGGACCCCCGTCGTCGCGCTCTGCGGCAAGGTGTGGGTCCCGGGCCGGGACCCGAAGAAGTACCCCGTCTGTCCCATGTGCAAGGAGATCTACGAATCCATGGGACCCGGCGGCGACAAGGACAAGGGCGGCAAGGACAAGCAGTAG
- a CDS encoding beta-N-acetylhexosaminidase, whose amino-acid sequence MDLIPAPRLLALRGPGHSCELADPYLYAGPGTAATVRWLRRELGAATGWTLPERPLDAPLEPGRGAIHLTQGAPGGAAGPDLRDASDRHGVPGPAGRPVPEGHRILVGPDGVRLEGADPAGLFWAAQTLRQMLGPDAYRRAPLRPGRTWTLPQGTVEDAPRFGWRGMMLDVARHFTPKDGVLRHLDLLAAHKLNVLHLHLTDDQGWRVEIKRHPRLTAVGAWRPRSRWGHRASPHWNDTPHGGFYTHDDIREIVAYAAERHIRVVPEIDVPGHSQAAIAAYPHLGNTDVVDTAKLAVWDDWGISPHVLAPTDAVLRFYEGVFEELLELFPAEVSPFVHVGGDECPKDQWQASPAAQARIRELGVAGEDGLQSWFIRHFDGWLAARGRRLIGWDEILEGGLAPGAAVSSWRGYAGGIAAAEAGHDVVMCPEQQVYLDHRQDGGPDEPMPIGYVRTLEDVYRFDPVPPKLSAAAAAHVLGAQANVWTEVMENQDRIDYQVFPRLAAFAETVWSHLPEPADRDWPGFEARMTAHYARLDALGVRYRPPGGPLPWQRRPGVPGRPMDGVPPER is encoded by the coding sequence ATGGATCTGATTCCGGCACCCCGCCTCCTGGCCCTGCGCGGCCCCGGCCACTCCTGCGAACTCGCCGACCCGTACCTGTACGCCGGACCCGGCACCGCGGCCACGGTCCGCTGGTTGCGCCGCGAACTGGGCGCCGCCACCGGCTGGACGCTGCCCGAGCGGCCGCTCGACGCCCCCCTCGAACCCGGGCGCGGGGCCATCCACCTCACCCAGGGCGCGCCCGGCGGCGCGGCCGGGCCGGACCTCCGGGACGCGTCGGACCGCCACGGCGTGCCCGGCCCGGCGGGCCGGCCGGTGCCCGAGGGCCACCGGATCCTCGTCGGCCCGGACGGGGTCCGGCTCGAAGGCGCCGACCCGGCCGGGCTGTTCTGGGCCGCCCAGACCCTGCGCCAGATGCTCGGCCCCGACGCCTACCGGCGCGCACCGCTGCGCCCCGGCCGCACCTGGACGCTGCCGCAGGGCACCGTCGAGGACGCCCCGCGCTTCGGCTGGCGCGGCATGATGCTCGACGTGGCCCGGCACTTCACGCCCAAGGACGGGGTGCTGCGCCACCTCGACCTGCTCGCCGCCCACAAGCTCAACGTGCTCCACCTGCACCTGACCGACGATCAGGGCTGGCGCGTCGAGATCAAGCGGCACCCGCGGCTCACCGCCGTCGGCGCCTGGCGGCCCCGCAGCCGCTGGGGCCACCGGGCCTCCCCGCACTGGAACGACACCCCGCACGGCGGGTTCTACACCCACGACGACATCCGCGAGATCGTCGCGTACGCCGCCGAACGGCACATCCGGGTGGTCCCCGAGATCGACGTGCCCGGCCACTCGCAGGCCGCCATCGCCGCCTACCCGCACCTGGGGAACACGGACGTCGTCGACACCGCGAAGCTCGCGGTGTGGGACGACTGGGGGATCAGCCCCCACGTCCTCGCGCCCACCGACGCCGTCCTGCGGTTCTACGAAGGCGTCTTCGAGGAACTGCTGGAGCTGTTTCCCGCCGAGGTCTCGCCCTTCGTCCACGTCGGCGGCGACGAATGCCCCAAGGACCAGTGGCAGGCCTCGCCCGCCGCGCAGGCCCGGATACGCGAACTGGGCGTGGCCGGCGAGGACGGCCTGCAGTCCTGGTTCATCCGGCACTTCGACGGCTGGCTGGCCGCCCGCGGCCGCCGCCTCATCGGCTGGGACGAGATCCTGGAGGGCGGCCTCGCGCCCGGCGCCGCGGTCTCCTCCTGGCGCGGCTACGCGGGCGGCATCGCCGCCGCCGAGGCCGGCCACGACGTGGTCATGTGCCCCGAGCAGCAGGTCTACCTGGACCACCGTCAGGACGGCGGCCCCGACGAGCCGATGCCGATCGGCTACGTGCGCACCCTGGAGGACGTCTACCGGTTCGACCCGGTGCCGCCCAAGCTGTCCGCGGCGGCCGCGGCCCACGTGCTCGGCGCGCAGGCCAACGTCTGGACCGAGGTGATGGAGAACCAGGACCGGATCGACTACCAGGTGTTCCCCCGGCTGGCCGCCTTCGCCGAGACGGTCTGGTCGCACCTGCCGGAGCCCGCCGACCGCGACTGGCCCGGCTTCGAGGCCCGCATGACGGCCCATTACGCGCGGCTCGACGCGCTCGGGGTCCGCTACCGGCCGCCCGGCGGACCCCTGCCCTGGCAGCGGCGCCCCGGCGTACCGGGCCGCCCGATGGACGGAGTGCCCCCGGAGCGGTGA
- a CDS encoding FAD binding domain-containing protein — protein MTTHAPQAAQSVTLPTSLDEAVAALAAMPAAVPVAGGTDLMTAVNSGLLRPAALVGLGRISEIRGWQYQDGHALLGAGLTHARMGRPDFAALIPALAAAARAAGPPQIRNAGTLGGNIATAAPAGDTLPVLAALEAVLVIVGPGGSRREIPVSHLLAGREMLSPGELIGFVRVPLLHAPQVFLKATGRTGPGRAIASVGLVLDPARRGVRCAVGAVAPMPLRPLEAEQWVASLIDWDGERSLAPEALEAFGEYVAMACVPDQGDPVPPAVLQLRRTVAVLARRALGRALTS, from the coding sequence TTGACCACGCACGCACCGCAGGCGGCGCAGTCCGTGACGCTGCCGACCTCGCTCGACGAGGCCGTGGCGGCACTCGCCGCCATGCCCGCCGCCGTGCCGGTCGCCGGCGGCACCGACCTGATGACCGCCGTCAACTCCGGGCTGCTGCGCCCCGCCGCGCTCGTCGGCCTCGGCCGGATCAGCGAGATCCGCGGCTGGCAGTACCAGGACGGGCACGCCCTGCTCGGCGCCGGCCTCACCCACGCGCGGATGGGACGCCCCGACTTCGCGGCCCTCATCCCGGCGCTCGCCGCCGCAGCGCGCGCGGCCGGGCCCCCGCAGATCCGCAACGCCGGCACCCTCGGCGGCAACATCGCCACCGCCGCGCCCGCCGGTGACACCCTGCCCGTGCTGGCCGCCCTGGAGGCCGTCCTCGTCATCGTGGGCCCCGGCGGCTCCCGGCGCGAGATCCCCGTCTCCCACCTGCTCGCGGGCCGCGAGATGCTGAGCCCGGGGGAGCTGATCGGTTTCGTCCGGGTGCCGCTGCTGCACGCCCCGCAGGTGTTCCTGAAGGCCACCGGCCGCACCGGCCCGGGCCGCGCCATCGCCTCCGTGGGCCTCGTCCTGGACCCGGCGCGCCGCGGGGTGCGCTGCGCGGTCGGCGCGGTTGCCCCGATGCCGCTGCGGCCCCTGGAGGCCGAGCAGTGGGTGGCCTCGCTGATCGACTGGGACGGCGAGCGCAGCCTGGCCCCGGAGGCGCTGGAGGCCTTCGGCGAGTACGTGGCGATGGCCTGCGTGCCGGATCAGGGGGATCCGGTTCCGCCCGCGGTGCTGCAACTGCGCCGGACGGTGGCCGTGCTGGCCCGGCGAGCTCTGGGAAGGGCCCTGACCTCATGA
- a CDS encoding 2Fe-2S iron-sulfur cluster-binding protein, with translation MSGNENTHGAGTGDAHGNGHGDAHGEAAWGWQPVPHGGEYDSDATAFVKLPPEMLGGVGTGEPLAAPGHGYVPPVIVPVVTSAASTDPAATGTWTLPVGDPVQWPAAAAADPAPGDGTDRDPGATAEWHFAEASAPDQAHTGEWSVPVADGDLPEESGEYARTSLSPEWARQAPATLPGGAPAPWAAALAAEAEADAPPAPAGQAHADSFGTDAYAAQPPADGEDAYGHPAPQEFDGVRGYVAPPADYTGTAVRLPAEPAGYPASGPPADTYPTGTFAGLAAEALGTAGHTPPAGHPQEGHLQEGHLQEGHLQEGRDTAAGHPAPQAAPFAAAASYPAESRPVAEAYPAEPRLAAESYPDGSRPAADSYPAGSHPGAESYPAEPRPAESYPAAASYPAPESYPAEPFAAPAGPDPYSAPAPESAPAAATRPEAEHLRAEHLPHPSEAHELPGAGAGADIAVEVEPAQAQALGQDFGASPAPAGEPAEPGGTRVEGHAAVPADGALPGEPIADEPEPVAQPAGEPVAAAGAAGAVAVPGAAHEADAPLDPAGAPVPAAGAEAADVVAETTGTTGATGTDDAADAVPGAGEADAAPEPRPAADGHGEHPYASYVLRVNGADRPVTAAWIGESLLYVLRERLGLAGAKDGCSQGECGACAVQVDGRLVASCLVPAATAAGSEVRTVEGLATDGELSDVQRALCGSGAVQCGFCVPGMAMTIHDLLEGNHAPSELETRQALCGNLCRCSGYRGVLEAVREVVAGREAAHAAEHPDGESAAASASAFGAPELAPEYAPEARIPHQAPPGAGGVHREHGHEHEHDHGGMGGMA, from the coding sequence ATGAGTGGCAACGAGAACACGCACGGCGCCGGCACCGGCGACGCGCACGGCAACGGGCACGGCGACGCGCACGGCGAAGCCGCGTGGGGCTGGCAGCCGGTCCCGCACGGCGGCGAGTACGACTCGGACGCCACGGCCTTCGTGAAGCTTCCGCCGGAGATGCTCGGCGGCGTCGGCACCGGCGAGCCCCTGGCCGCGCCCGGCCACGGCTACGTACCGCCGGTGATCGTGCCGGTGGTGACCTCCGCCGCGAGCACCGACCCGGCCGCGACCGGGACCTGGACCCTGCCGGTGGGCGACCCCGTGCAGTGGCCCGCGGCGGCCGCCGCCGATCCGGCTCCCGGGGACGGGACCGACCGGGACCCGGGGGCGACCGCGGAATGGCACTTCGCCGAGGCGTCGGCGCCGGACCAGGCCCACACGGGCGAATGGTCGGTGCCGGTCGCGGACGGCGACCTGCCGGAGGAGTCCGGAGAGTACGCGCGCACCTCGCTGAGCCCCGAGTGGGCCCGCCAGGCCCCGGCCACCCTGCCCGGCGGCGCCCCGGCGCCGTGGGCGGCTGCGCTCGCGGCGGAGGCCGAGGCCGACGCGCCTCCGGCTCCGGCGGGGCAGGCGCACGCTGACAGCTTCGGCACGGACGCGTACGCGGCGCAGCCGCCGGCCGACGGCGAGGACGCGTACGGGCACCCCGCCCCGCAGGAGTTCGACGGCGTACGCGGCTACGTGGCCCCGCCCGCCGACTACACCGGCACCGCGGTCCGCCTCCCGGCCGAACCCGCCGGCTACCCGGCCTCCGGCCCCCCCGCCGACACCTACCCGACCGGCACCTTCGCCGGCCTGGCCGCCGAGGCCCTGGGCACCGCCGGCCACACCCCTCCGGCGGGCCACCCGCAGGAGGGCCACCTCCAGGAGGGCCACCTCCAGGAGGGGCACCTCCAAGAGGGGCGCGACACCGCCGCAGGACACCCTGCGCCGCAGGCGGCACCCTTCGCGGCCGCGGCGTCCTACCCGGCGGAGTCCCGCCCGGTCGCCGAGGCCTACCCGGCCGAGCCCCGCCTCGCCGCCGAGTCCTACCCGGACGGGTCGCGCCCGGCCGCGGATTCCTACCCCGCCGGGTCCCACCCCGGTGCGGAGTCCTACCCGGCCGAGCCCCGGCCCGCGGAGTCCTACCCGGCCGCCGCCTCGTACCCCGCGCCCGAGTCCTACCCGGCGGAGCCCTTCGCGGCGCCCGCCGGGCCGGACCCGTACTCCGCGCCGGCGCCGGAGTCGGCACCCGCCGCTGCCACCCGGCCCGAGGCCGAGCACCTCCGGGCCGAGCACCTTCCCCACCCGTCCGAGGCCCACGAGCTGCCCGGAGCCGGGGCCGGGGCTGACATCGCGGTCGAGGTCGAACCCGCGCAGGCGCAGGCGCTCGGGCAGGACTTCGGCGCGTCCCCGGCGCCCGCCGGTGAGCCGGCCGAGCCGGGCGGGACGCGGGTCGAGGGGCACGCGGCCGTCCCGGCCGACGGGGCACTCCCCGGAGAGCCGATCGCGGACGAGCCCGAGCCGGTCGCCCAGCCCGCCGGCGAGCCGGTCGCGGCGGCCGGGGCCGCCGGGGCCGTGGCGGTGCCCGGCGCGGCGCACGAGGCCGACGCGCCGTTGGACCCGGCGGGCGCTCCCGTGCCCGCAGCCGGAGCCGAAGCCGCCGACGTGGTCGCAGAGACCACCGGGACCACCGGGGCCACCGGGACCGACGACGCCGCGGACGCCGTGCCGGGCGCCGGGGAGGCCGACGCGGCGCCTGAGCCCCGCCCGGCGGCCGACGGCCACGGCGAGCACCCGTACGCCTCGTACGTGCTGCGCGTCAACGGCGCCGACCGGCCCGTCACCGCCGCCTGGATCGGCGAATCGCTGCTCTACGTGCTGCGCGAGCGGCTCGGCCTGGCCGGCGCCAAGGACGGCTGCTCCCAGGGCGAGTGCGGCGCCTGCGCCGTACAGGTGGACGGCCGCCTCGTCGCGTCCTGCCTGGTGCCGGCGGCCACCGCCGCGGGCAGCGAGGTCCGTACCGTCGAGGGCCTCGCCACCGACGGGGAACTCTCCGACGTGCAGCGGGCCCTGTGCGGCTCCGGCGCCGTCCAGTGCGGGTTCTGCGTACCCGGCATGGCGATGACCATCCACGACCTGCTCGAGGGCAACCACGCCCCCAGCGAGCTGGAGACCCGCCAGGCGCTGTGCGGCAACCTCTGCCGCTGCTCCGGCTACCGCGGGGTGCTCGAAGCCGTCCGCGAGGTCGTCGCCGGCCGCGAGGCCGCGCACGCCGCCGAGCATCCGGACGGCGAGTCCGCGGCCGCGTCGGCATCGGCCTTCGGCGCCCCCGAGCTCGCACCCGAGTACGCCCCCGAGGCGCGCATCCCGCACCAGGCACCGCCCGGCGCGGGCGGCGTCCACCGCGAACACGGCCACGAACACGAGCACGACCACGGAGGCATGGGAGGCATGGCGTGA
- a CDS encoding xanthine dehydrogenase family protein molybdopterin-binding subunit — MSNDAATATPDATATAIATATAGAHADAAAAEPRGLGESVMPTDTRAKTEGTFPYAADLWAEGLLWAAVLRSPHAHARILSVDTTAAAAMPGVRAVVTHADVPGAPTHGRRIADRPVFAHDVVRHHGEPIAAVAADHPDTARLAAAAITVEYELLAAVTDPEQAFGAAPLHPDGNLIRHIPLSFGDPEATGEVVVEGLYRIGRQDPAPIGAEAGLAVPRPDGGVEIYTASTDPHGDRDVAAACFGLEPDRVKVVVTGVPGATGDREDPGFQLPLGLLALRTGCPVKLAATREESFLGHAHRHPTLLRYRHHADADGRLVKVEAQILMDAGAYADASSESLAAAVAFACGPYVVPHAFVEGWAVRTNNPPSGHVRGEGAMQVCAAYEGQMDKLAAALGLDGAELRLRNVLATGDLLPTGQTVTCPAPVAELLRAVRDFELPSLPKDTPESDWLLPGGPEGAGEPGAVRRGVGYGVGMVHMLGAEGTDEVSTATVKVHDGIATVICAAVETGQGFSTLARQIVQDVLGVDEVAVAPVDTDQPPAGPAAHGRHTWVSGGAVERAAKMVRTQLLQPMAHKLGMSTELLQVADGKITSYDGAFTTTVAEAMEGKELWATAQCRPHPTEPLDGAGQGDAFVGLAFCAIRAVVDVDIELGSVRVVELAVAQDVGRILNPRQLAARIEAGVTQGVGAALTENLRTAGGLIRHPDLTGYALPTALDAPDIRIVKLVEERDVVAPFGAKAASAVPVVTAPAAVASAVRAATGRPVNRLPIRPSAAVAAPNS; from the coding sequence GTGAGCAACGACGCGGCCACGGCGACGCCCGACGCGACGGCGACCGCGATCGCGACGGCCACGGCCGGAGCACACGCGGACGCGGCCGCCGCCGAGCCCCGGGGCCTCGGCGAATCCGTCATGCCCACCGACACCCGCGCCAAGACCGAGGGCACCTTCCCGTACGCGGCCGACCTGTGGGCCGAGGGCCTGCTCTGGGCCGCCGTACTGCGCTCCCCGCACGCGCACGCCCGGATCCTCTCCGTGGACACCACGGCCGCCGCCGCCATGCCCGGCGTGCGGGCCGTGGTCACCCACGCCGACGTGCCCGGCGCCCCCACCCACGGCCGCCGGATCGCCGACCGGCCCGTCTTCGCCCACGACGTCGTACGCCACCACGGCGAGCCCATCGCCGCGGTCGCCGCCGACCACCCCGACACCGCCCGCCTGGCCGCCGCCGCGATCACCGTCGAGTACGAGCTGCTCGCCGCGGTGACCGACCCGGAACAGGCCTTCGGCGCGGCGCCGCTGCACCCCGACGGCAACCTGATCCGGCACATCCCGCTCAGCTTCGGCGACCCGGAGGCGACCGGCGAGGTCGTCGTCGAGGGCCTGTACCGGATCGGCCGCCAGGACCCCGCGCCCATCGGCGCCGAGGCCGGCCTCGCCGTGCCCCGCCCCGACGGCGGCGTGGAGATCTACACCGCCTCCACCGACCCCCACGGCGACCGCGACGTGGCCGCCGCCTGCTTCGGCCTGGAACCCGACCGCGTCAAGGTCGTCGTCACCGGGGTCCCCGGCGCCACCGGCGACCGCGAGGACCCCGGCTTCCAGCTGCCGCTCGGCCTGCTGGCCCTGCGCACCGGCTGCCCGGTCAAACTCGCCGCGACCCGCGAGGAGTCCTTCCTCGGCCACGCCCACCGGCACCCCACCCTGCTGCGCTACCGCCACCACGCCGACGCCGACGGACGGCTGGTCAAGGTCGAGGCCCAGATCCTGATGGACGCGGGCGCGTACGCCGACGCCTCGTCGGAGTCGCTGGCCGCCGCGGTCGCCTTCGCCTGCGGCCCGTACGTCGTCCCGCACGCCTTCGTGGAGGGCTGGGCGGTCCGTACGAACAACCCGCCGTCCGGCCACGTCCGCGGCGAGGGAGCGATGCAGGTCTGCGCCGCGTACGAAGGCCAGATGGACAAGCTGGCCGCCGCACTCGGCCTCGACGGCGCCGAGCTGCGGCTGCGCAACGTCCTGGCCACCGGCGACCTGCTGCCCACCGGCCAGACCGTCACCTGCCCGGCGCCCGTCGCCGAACTGCTGCGCGCGGTCCGCGACTTCGAACTCCCGTCGCTGCCCAAGGACACCCCCGAGTCGGACTGGCTGCTGCCCGGCGGCCCCGAGGGCGCGGGCGAGCCCGGCGCCGTGCGGCGCGGCGTCGGCTACGGCGTCGGCATGGTCCACATGCTCGGAGCGGAGGGTACCGACGAGGTGTCCACGGCCACCGTCAAGGTGCACGACGGCATCGCGACGGTCATCTGCGCGGCCGTCGAGACCGGCCAGGGCTTCAGCACCCTCGCCCGCCAGATCGTCCAGGACGTCCTCGGCGTCGACGAGGTCGCGGTCGCCCCGGTCGACACCGACCAGCCGCCCGCCGGACCCGCCGCGCACGGCCGCCACACCTGGGTCTCGGGCGGCGCCGTGGAACGCGCCGCCAAGATGGTCCGTACCCAGTTGCTCCAGCCGATGGCGCACAAGCTCGGCATGTCCACGGAGCTCCTCCAGGTCGCCGACGGCAAGATCACCTCGTACGACGGGGCCTTCACGACCACCGTGGCCGAAGCGATGGAGGGCAAGGAGCTCTGGGCGACCGCCCAGTGCCGCCCGCACCCGACCGAGCCGCTCGACGGCGCCGGGCAGGGCGACGCGTTCGTGGGCCTGGCCTTCTGCGCGATCCGCGCGGTCGTCGACGTCGACATCGAGCTGGGCTCGGTGCGCGTGGTCGAACTCGCCGTCGCCCAGGACGTCGGCCGGATCCTCAACCCCCGGCAGCTGGCCGCCCGCATCGAAGCGGGCGTCACCCAGGGCGTCGGCGCCGCGCTCACCGAGAACCTGCGCACGGCCGGCGGCCTGATCCGCCACCCCGACCTGACCGGCTACGCCCTGCCGACCGCGCTCGACGCCCCGGACATCCGGATCGTCAAGCTGGTCGAAGAGCGGGACGTGGTGGCCCCGTTCGGCGCGAAGGCGGCGAGCGCGGTCCCCGTCGTGACGGCCCCGGCGGCGGTCGCCTCCGCGGTCCGCGCGGCCACCGGACGCCCCGTCAACAGGCTCCCGATCAGGCCCTCCGCGGCCGTGGCGGCCCCCAACTCCTGA
- a CDS encoding WXG100 family type VII secretion target: protein MATNFEGHSHRELLAMIASVNPETVTARATQLIEAAKTIREIGGELKHYRVEGWEGEAADAYEQWVNRTGNATLALGDYSQTGGDWMQRAAQTIVEVKANMPAYDASAAADLDAARKAHHDPDAPATAREATSKLDGDHERAVQQMTKLAQSYEASSTQMNRAEAPTFPPPPATFVPRDDKYGSVDIQRPGGDSGDGWGSGSGYAPGTGGGSGSGSGSGPGGSDGGAGGRMQPPTLQPGHTAPPVGVVPDRDVDVDLDHVATKPERTAPPATGTPPGGGTHPGGGTPPGGSTPPVLLPPSTGRPVGMPPAGGIRPAPAPGPGIPGTPGAPGGRVGGAVPPPRDSGIVGGRQVPTAKGPASGIPRGTVIGGESGVAAGMGRGAAGFSSGAGVGAGGSRAGMGGVSGGRPVASAGPGAVRGMNVGAGAIGGTGRTGVTGGTGVTGGAGMRPAGSTAGGKQREDRKGHRPGYLAEDEETWQASRRVVPPVID, encoded by the coding sequence ATGGCCACGAACTTCGAAGGACACTCGCACCGCGAACTCCTCGCGATGATCGCCTCGGTCAACCCGGAGACGGTCACGGCCCGCGCCACCCAGCTGATCGAGGCCGCCAAGACGATCCGCGAGATCGGCGGCGAGCTGAAGCACTACCGGGTGGAGGGCTGGGAGGGCGAGGCCGCCGACGCGTACGAGCAGTGGGTCAACCGCACGGGCAACGCGACGCTGGCGCTCGGCGACTACAGCCAGACCGGCGGCGACTGGATGCAGCGCGCGGCGCAGACCATCGTCGAGGTCAAGGCGAACATGCCGGCGTACGACGCGTCGGCGGCCGCCGACCTGGACGCGGCCCGCAAGGCCCACCACGACCCGGACGCACCGGCGACTGCCCGCGAGGCGACGTCGAAACTCGACGGCGACCACGAGCGGGCCGTCCAGCAGATGACGAAGCTGGCGCAGTCGTACGAGGCGTCTTCGACGCAGATGAACCGGGCGGAGGCCCCTACGTTTCCGCCGCCGCCGGCGACGTTCGTACCGCGCGACGACAAGTACGGGTCGGTGGACATCCAGCGTCCCGGTGGCGATTCCGGGGACGGCTGGGGGTCGGGGTCCGGGTACGCGCCAGGGACCGGTGGCGGATCTGGGTCCGGATCTGGGTCCGGACCCGGTGGCAGTGACGGTGGAGCGGGCGGACGTATGCAGCCGCCGACGCTGCAGCCCGGTCACACCGCGCCGCCTGTCGGTGTGGTCCCGGACCGTGATGTCGACGTGGACCTGGACCATGTGGCGACGAAGCCCGAGCGGACCGCGCCTCCGGCGACCGGTACGCCTCCGGGTGGCGGGACGCATCCGGGCGGTGGCACCCCTCCGGGTGGTTCGACCCCGCCCGTGCTGCTGCCGCCGAGTACGGGACGACCCGTCGGGATGCCGCCGGCCGGAGGCATCCGACCGGCTCCGGCGCCCGGCCCGGGAATCCCCGGAACGCCGGGAGCTCCGGGCGGCCGGGTCGGCGGGGCGGTCCCGCCGCCCAGGGACTCCGGCATCGTGGGCGGACGCCAGGTGCCGACGGCCAAGGGCCCCGCTTCGGGGATCCCGCGGGGCACGGTCATCGGCGGCGAGTCCGGTGTGGCCGCCGGCATGGGCCGGGGCGCGGCAGGATTCTCCTCCGGGGCAGGCGTCGGTGCCGGTGGCAGCCGGGCGGGCATGGGAGGGGTCTCCGGCGGACGTCCGGTCGCGTCCGCAGGCCCGGGAGCCGTACGGGGCATGAACGTAGGCGCAGGCGCCATCGGCGGGACCGGTCGTACCGGCGTGACGGGTGGGACGGGTGTGACCGGAGGAGCCGGGATGCGGCCCGCCGGCTCGACTGCCGGCGGGAAGCAGCGCGAGGACCGCAAGGGCCACCGCCCCGGCTACCTCGCCGAGGACGAAGAGACCTGGCAGGCAAGCCGACGGGTCGTCCCGCCGGTGATCGACTGA
- the mycP gene encoding type VII secretion-associated serine protease mycosin: protein MQWHLDSMQAEEIWQTSRGRGVTVAVIDTGVGELPELAGQVLPGKDFARASGDERDDYRGHGTGIAALIAGTGKSTGGDGSYGLAPEAKILPLRVSEGGAGEGLHQSTAEAIRFAADSDAKVLNISFGGIGASDTLDAAVKYAVDKGKLIFAAVGNEGETTNEVIYPAASPGVVGVAAVDRKADATSESQHGAQVDLAAPGTDIVTACLGKTGLCKTHGTSDATALASASAALIWAEHPDWTNNQVLRVMLNTAGKPRDGVGRNDYVGHGVVRPRIALTRPGDPGPADEFPLPELAAAQPGGTPSPAGGSAAPAAPGPVTEAPADDRTGLYLALGAGAAVLLGAAVAVAVVRSRRNT, encoded by the coding sequence ATGCAGTGGCATCTCGACTCCATGCAGGCCGAGGAGATCTGGCAGACCAGCAGGGGCAGGGGCGTCACGGTCGCCGTGATCGACACCGGAGTCGGCGAGTTGCCGGAACTGGCCGGGCAAGTACTGCCCGGGAAGGACTTCGCACGGGCATCGGGCGACGAGCGCGATGACTACCGGGGGCACGGCACCGGCATCGCCGCGCTGATCGCCGGAACGGGCAAGAGCACGGGCGGGGACGGTTCGTACGGCCTGGCGCCGGAAGCCAAGATCCTGCCGCTGAGGGTTTCCGAAGGCGGAGCCGGTGAAGGACTGCACCAGTCGACTGCGGAGGCGATCCGTTTCGCGGCGGACTCGGACGCCAAGGTCCTGAACATCTCCTTTGGTGGCATCGGGGCGAGCGACACGCTCGATGCCGCGGTCAAGTACGCCGTGGACAAGGGAAAACTGATCTTTGCGGCCGTGGGCAACGAAGGCGAGACGACCAACGAGGTCATCTACCCGGCCGCGTCGCCGGGCGTGGTCGGTGTCGCAGCCGTCGACCGGAAGGCCGATGCCACCAGCGAGTCACAGCACGGCGCCCAGGTGGATCTGGCGGCGCCCGGCACCGACATCGTGACGGCCTGTCTCGGGAAGACGGGACTCTGCAAGACGCACGGCACCAGCGACGCCACCGCGCTCGCCTCCGCTTCGGCCGCGCTCATCTGGGCCGAACATCCCGACTGGACCAACAACCAGGTGCTGCGGGTCATGCTGAACACGGCCGGCAAGCCGCGCGACGGCGTCGGGCGGAACGACTACGTCGGGCACGGAGTGGTTCGGCCGCGTATCGCGCTCACCCGTCCGGGGGACCCGGGGCCGGCCGACGAGTTCCCGCTGCCCGAGCTCGCCGCGGCCCAACCCGGTGGCACGCCGTCCCCGGCCGGCGGTTCGGCGGCGCCGGCCGCGCCCGGGCCGGTCACCGAGGCCCCGGCCGACGACCGCACCGGGCTGTACCTTGCCCTCGGCGCCGGTGCCGCCGTACTCCTCGGCGCGGCCGTCGCCGTGGCCGTCGTACGAAGCCGCCGGAACACCTGA